Proteins co-encoded in one Aspergillus luchuensis IFO 4308 DNA, chromosome 6, nearly complete sequence genomic window:
- a CDS encoding sodium:solute symporter family protein (COG:P;~EggNog:ENOG410PHHN;~InterPro:IPR001734,IPR038377,IPR031155;~PFAM:PF00474;~TransMembrane:15 (o12-33i54-71o91-110i130-153o165-184i191-210o253-275i287-312o352-375i396-418o430-448i455-474o494-515i588-607o619-644i);~antiSMASH:Cluster_6.4;~go_component: GO:0016020 - membrane [Evidence IEA];~go_component: GO:0016021 - integral component of membrane [Evidence IEA];~go_function: GO:0015204 - urea transmembrane transporter activity [Evidence IEA];~go_function: GO:0022857 - transmembrane transporter activity [Evidence IEA];~go_process: GO:0055085 - transmembrane transport [Evidence IEA];~go_process: GO:0071918 - urea transmembrane transport [Evidence IEA]), producing the protein MAAVELVTQGTAYGLLIGLGVFFCGVILIAIKVQKVYLSEDSGTSEMFMVANRSVGTGLTASAVFSSWMWINETVLSAAMCYRYGLAVPLWWGSGLCFQIALMAALGVMAKIRVPYAHTSLEITRMRYGWIGHVIYMVLNLTNNVFGCASMILTGSQLINGVSGMNFVAATILIPLGVVLYTAVGGLKATFLTDFLHTAVALILIIYFTLSVLTHPEVGGLAGLYDKVVATASENYISGNFEGSLLTMKSKGAIIWGLILKFGNLALVVMDTAFWQKSFASEVNSTVPAYNLAAIAVFGIPWGLGTVIGLTARALHHTPIWPTYPVDITTTEVSKGMVMPYLVKALLGESGMIAFFVLLFMALTSTVSSSMIAVSSILSFDMYKTYINPQASDRRLLGVSHITVVFHAIFITGISIALNYGGANMTWIGYFRPILSCPGIIPLGLTLFWSRQTRLAAIASPVLGFFTGLAIWLATAKSMYGAVNMTTTGEELPALYGAIGSFFSPALYSVVISLYRPYTFDWREFLRIELAEEAPTRTSPPAAQETKVEGVYISTDASPTSTPSRLSLDDVRHPFTEDTLRKLHRWSWIAWAMFVVLVLITFVLWPMPLYRNYIFTKSFFSGWTSVAIIWQFCAFFAVVVYPLYDGRFEIAKGVQGVLTSSRELINRHKS; encoded by the exons ATGGCAGCTGTCGAACTCGTTACGCAAGGGACGGCCTATGGCCTCCTTATCGGCCTTGGTGTGTTCTTCTGTGGGGTGATTCTTATCGCAATCAAGGTGCAGAAAGTGTATCTGTCTGAGGATTCTGGCACGTCGGAGATGTTCATGGTCGCAAATCGATCAGTTGGCACAGGTTTGACTGCGTCTGCTGTGTTCTCCTCGTGGATGTGGATCAACGAGACGGTGCTATCTGCGGCGATGTGCTATCGCTATGGATTGGCAGTACCGCTA TGGTGGGGATCAGGTCTCTGTTTCCAGATCGCCTTGATGGCTGCCTTGGGTGTCATGGCCAAAATCCGGGTCCCGTATGCCCACACATCGCTTGAGATCACTCGTATGCGGTACGGCTGGATCGGACATGTTATCTACATGGTCTTGAATTTGACGAACAACGTGTTTGGCTGTGCCTCGATGATTTTAACCGGATCCCAGTTGATTAATGGGGTTTCCGGCATGAACTTCGTTGCTGCGACCATCTTGATTCCCCTAGGAG TTGTTCTTTACACGGCTGTCGGGGGGCTGAAGGCGACGTTTCTGACCGACTTTCTGCACACCGCAGTCGCCTTAATTctgataatttattttactctCTCCGTCCTCACACATCCCGAGGTTGGCGGATTGGCTGGACTTTACGACAAGGTTGTCGCAACTGCGAGCGAAAATTACATCTCCGGGAACTTTGAGGGATCGCTGCTCACAATGAAATCGAAAGGCGCCATTATCTGGGGCTTGATCTTGAAATTCGGTAATCTAGCTCTGGTAGTTATG GACACTGCGTTTTGGCAAAAGTCCTTCGCCAGTGAAGTGAATTCTACCGTACCGGCATACAACTTGGCTGCCATAGCTGTCTTTGGTATCCCCTGGGGTTTAGGCACTGTTATTGGCCTGACTGCTCGAGCGCTCCACCACACTCCCATCTGGCCCACCTATCCCGTTGATATCACGACAACTGAGGTCAGCAAAGGCATGGTGATGCCGTACCTGGTCAAAGCCCTTCTTGGAGAGTCTGGAATGATCGCCTTTTTCGTGCTATTATTCATGGCATTGACCAGCACCGTCTCATCCTCAATGATCGCCGTCAGCAGTATTCTGTCATTTGATATGTACAAGACGTACATCAACCCCCAAGCCAGTGATCGCCGGCTCCTGGGAGTTAGTCACATAACAGTCGTATTCCATGCCATCTTTATTACCGGAATTTCCATTGCTCTCAACTACGGAGGCGCCAATATGACGTGGATCGGCTACTTTCGGCCTATTCTGTCCTGTCCAGGGATCATCCCTCTCGGACTGACTCTGTTCTGGTCCCGCCAGACGCGCCTCGCCGCTATCGCTTCGCCAGTGCTTGGCTTCTTTACTGGTCTCGCCATTTGGCTTGCCACGGCCAAGTCAATGTATGGGGCCGTGAACATGACCACGACTGGAGAAGAGCTGCCCGCATTGTACGGCGCTATCGGCTCTTTCTTCTCGCCTGCTCTCTATTCCGTGGTAATTTCTCTATACCGTCCATACACGTTCGACTGGAGAGAGTTCCTCAGGATCGAACTCGCCGAAGAAGCACCGACCAGAACCTCGCCGCCTGCAGCTCAAGAGACCAAGGTTGAAGGGGTCTATATCTCGACGGATGCCAGCCCGACGTCAACCCCGAGCCGTCTCAGTTTAGACGACGTGCGCCACCCTTTCACAGAAGACACCCTGCGGAAGCTGCACCGATGGTCATGGATCGCGTGGGCCATGTTCGTGGTTTTGGTTTTGATTACCTTTGTGCTCTGGCCAATGCCGCTCTATCGCAACTATATCTTCACCAAATCATTTTTCTCGGGGTGGACTTCGGTCGCAATCATCTGGCAATTTTGTGCCTTTTTCGCTGTTGTGGTCTATCCACTGTACGACGGACGGTTCGAGATTGCCAAGGGCGTACAAGGCGTACTAACGTCAAGTCGTGAGCTCATCAACCGGCACAAAAGTTAG
- a CDS encoding alpha/beta hydrolase (COG:S;~EggNog:ENOG410PQ5B;~InterPro:IPR000073,IPR029058;~PFAM:PF12697;~antiSMASH:Cluster_6.5) — protein sequence MATEKPSIVLIQGSFQTPLVYAKLAAGLRDLGYPVIHPTLPSCTDVEADDFPTRTMEDDTRTVAETLQQLIEKEERSVVVVMHSYGGIVGSTAIPQSLAYTSRQAEGKKGGVLHLFYYAAFVLPEGTSVVSTFGESPNNYVTSDGRFRIMNGAKTLYSDLPDAEAALWESRLIPQSYLVQTTPTTRAAYEYLPSTYLICEGDQAAPATFQGGFAKLARAEIDRCSAGHSPMLSEPEMLVGKIAAVVDKAVAASV from the exons ATGGCTACCGAGAAACCCTCAATCGTACTCATCCAAGGCTCCTTCCAGACCCCCCTCGTTTACGCCAAGTTAGCAGCGGGACTTCGCGACCTAGGATACCCCGtcatccacccaaccctcCCCAGCTGCACCGACGTAGAGGCCGATGACTTCCCAACCCGCACAATGGAAGACGACACACGCACCGTCGCCGAAACCTTACAGCAGCTCAtcgaaaaagaggaaagatcCGTCGTCGTTGTAATGCATTCATACGGTGGCATCGTGGGCAGTACGGCTATTCCCCAGTCCCTCGCCTATACTTCCCGTCAAGCagagggcaagaagggcggTGTTTTACATCTTTTCTACTATGCTGCCTTTGTTCTCCCCGAGGGCACATCCGTCGTATCAACATTTGGCGAGTCGCCAAACAATTATGTAACC TCCGACGGCCGCTTCCGTATCATGAACGGAGCCAAAACTCTGTACAGTGATCTCCCGGACGCCGAAGCAGCCCTGTGGGAATCGCGCCTCATTCCGCAGTCTTACTTGGTACAAACCACGCCCACCACTCGGGCGGCGTATGAGTATCTGCCATCTACCTATCTCATCTGTGAGGGTGATCAGGCTGCACCGGCTACATTTCAGGGCGGATTTGCTAAGTTGGCCCGGGCGGAGATTGATCGCTGTAGCGCGGGTCATTCGCCGATGCTGAGTGAGCCGGAGATGTTGGTGGGGAAGATTGCGGCGGTGGTTGATAAGGCGGTTGCGGCATCTGTTTAG
- a CDS encoding uncharacterized protein (COG:K;~EggNog:ENOG410Q1WU;~InterPro:IPR001138,IPR007219,IPR036864;~antiSMASH:Cluster_6.5;~go_function: GO:0000981 - DNA-binding transcription factor activity, RNA polymerase II-specific [Evidence IEA];~go_function: GO:0003677 - DNA binding [Evidence IEA];~go_function: GO:0008270 - zinc ion binding [Evidence IEA];~go_process: GO:0006351 - transcription, DNA-templated [Evidence IEA];~go_process: GO:0006355 - regulation of transcription, DNA-templated [Evidence IEA]) yields MQPIAPAPLRPVTSNPSSTPNASVPRLRKASTACRECKRTKARCQIREGASLCDRCTERRLSCVFDLEEDKRRKLADKRKIVKLEEERDDLLQLVKTLQNSSDSKAMQVFNLMRSKAPLSEVKLHIDNDISELDRETTPTLAGIDNQTPMLGNERKQTSSHRAPNIQHLVDIPIYRIPAAPWTSVTESDDFVSHLISLWLTWSHPFYNWIDRELFLRDAVAGKTNSQFCSPFLVNCILAEACYHSDYPEAYADPSNPNSKGVHFYEEARKLYEKIEGRLDMPSIQGCGVLFVCMAAMGKDRMGWWYLGQVRSMAEECVKKHLDSPSTTPTRESRAIDNTIWGIYNLTATASISLMKHMANDHSQEDIWTAYPRQMDPVQSHIPCVLNRFTALSEINVDANRLVFASGLKSPRDELERALKDIQERLDDWKSKLPTCLTPDNPTVPQSLSLQ; encoded by the exons ATGCAGCCCATcgctccagctccactgCGCCCAGTTACCTCCAACCCTTCCTCTACCCCTAACGCCTCGGTCCCTCGGCTTCGCAAGGCATCAACAGCATGCCGGGAGTGCAAACGAACTAAGGCGCGG TGTCAAATTAGAGAAGGCGCCTCCCTGTGCGACCGGTGTACCGAACGTCGCCTTTCGTGTGTATTCGacttggaagaagacaagcgGCGGAAGCTGGCGGACAAACGGAAGATTGTaaagctggaggaagagcgtgATGACTTGCTGCAGCTAGTCAAGACACTTCAAAATAGCTCTGACTCCAAGGCTATGCAAGTTTTCAACCTCATGCGAAGTAAGGCTCCACTCAGCGAAGTCAAACTTCACATAGATAACGACATTTCGGAGCTTGATCGAGAAACCACGCCGACCTTGGCTGGAATCGACAATCAGACGCCGATGCTGGGAAATGAGAGAAAACAAACGTCCTCGCATCGAGCGCCGAATATCCAGCATCTCGTAGATATACCCATCTATCGTATTCCAGCGGCCCCGTGGACCTCGGTCACTGAAAGTGACGATTTTGTCTCTCATCTAATCTCCTTATGGTTGACCTGGAGTCATCCCTTCTATAACTGGATTGATCGGGAGCTCTTTCTTCGTGACGCTGTGGCAGGAAAGACGAATTCGCAATTTTGTTCTCCATTCCTTGTGAACTGCATTCTGGCCGAGGCATGC TATCACTCCGACTATCCGGAGGCTTATGCTGACCCGAGTAATCCAAATTCGAAAGGCGTCCATTTTTACGAGGAAGCGCGGAAGCTCTACGAGAAGATAGAGGGTCGGCTTGAcatgccatccatccaaggCTGCGGGGTGCTGTTCGTGTG TATGGCGGCTATGGGAAAAGATCGCATGGGCTGGTGGTATCTCGGTCAAGTTCGCAGCATGGCTGAGGAATGCGTTAAGAAGCATCTTGACTCGCCGTCCACGACCCCTACCAGGGAAAGTCGCGCAATTGACAATACCATCTGGGGCATCTACAATCTTACAGC AACGGCATCAATCTCGCTCATGAAGCACATGGCCAATGATCATTCCCAGGAAGATATCTGGACCGCGTACCCCCGGCAAATGGATCCAGTTCAATCCCACATCCCTTGCGTTCTGAACAGGTTCACTGCGCTAAGTGAGATCAACGTGGATGCGAATCGACTCGTGTTCGCGAGCGGCCTCAAGTCACCGCGCGATGAACTGGAAAGGGCCCTGAAAGATATCCAGGAACGGCTAGACGACTGGAAGAGCAAACTTCCTACATGCCTAACCCCCGACAACCCCACTGTTCCTCAATCGTTGAGTTTGCAGTAA